From the genome of Nitrospinaceae bacterium:
ACTTCAAGTCGAATCGTTCAAGCGGAGTGGGAATATAGACCTCGAAACACCATTTGTCAAAGAAAAAATCAGGATATTTCAAAATAGTTCCATGAAAATAAAAAAACCCTACAACCATTTGATTTAAAAAGAATTACATATATTCATTTAAGGGAAATATCCTAACTTCTAGGGCATCGCTGCCGTGCTAGGAGCGCTTGGGAGTGGTTTTCCCTCCTCCTCGCCCGGAACCGGTTCTTTTGACACCGAAATTTCCTTATTTTCCATCCTTAAAACGATATTACAACGCCAATTTTCACCGCCCAGCTCCGGAAAATCGAATCTGAAATGCCCACCTCGGCTTTCCTCACGCTCAAGCGCGGCCAAGGCCAGCATTCGGGCCACCTGAATCAGGTTTCCGGTCTCCATAATGCGACGGACACACTCCCATTTTTTTCTCGGCGTATCGCCCACTACAGCGGCCTCGCCATTTTCGCGCTCAAGCTCATCGAGCATCGGGAGCGCATCTTTCAGGCGAGCACCATCTCGAACCTGGCCAATGGAAACAACACCCACGTGCTGAACTTTTTTGCGAATCTCGTCCGCGTTGCCACCGCCCGCCTTCTCGGCTCGCTCCTCAAGCCACGAGAGCCTCTCGCGCCAGCCTCCGCTCTCGGGATCTGGGCGCTCCATATCTCCTGACTCGCAAGCCGCACCAATTCCCGAGCGCAGCCCAAACACATAGCTGTCCGCAAGCGCAGCGCCGCCCGTTCGGTTCGCGCCGTGAATTCCGCCCGCTGCCTCTCCGCCTGAGTAGAGACCCTCCACCGTGGTTCTCCCCCACTCGTCGATGCGTATTCCACCGAGATAGGTGTGCGGACCACTAACAACCTCAAATGGTTCTTTCGAAATATCCACACCGCAATTTTTTAACACACGCACGATGTCCGCCGTCGCCCCATTGTTCACAACATCAAACACATGGCTCGTGTCGAGATAAATGCCGTGGTTCTCCGTCCCACGGCCCTCATAAATTTCCGTTCCCACCGCACGATTCACGATGGCGCGGGTGGCACGCTCTCCCCGCTCGGGATCGTAGCGCCACATGAATCTTTCTTTGTCCTTGTTGTAGAGATATGCCCCGGCATTGATAAATCCGCTCGAATGGGGCGGATAGCCTCTGAGCCGCTCCGGGGCCGCAGTCATGAGCTGATAGTCAATGAATTCCATGTCGATCAAATCAGCCCCGGCGCGAAGGGCCATCGCGTAGCCGTCACCCGCAATGTAGGGCGGCGAGTCGTTCACCTCGTGGAGTTGGGGCGCCCCGCCTGTGGCAACAATCGTAGACCTTGCATGCACTACAACAGGTGCCCCGTCGCGATAGGAAAAACCCCAGGCACCGACAACCCGGTCGCCCTCCTTCATGAGATCGACAAACATCACGTGTGCTGACGATTCAATATTCCATTCTTTCATTTTCTTGTGGAGAGACTGCATCAGGGGCTTGCCCATCAACTTCCCGCAGTGAAGCAGACGGTCATAACGATGCGAGGCGCTGGGTTTTTGATGATAACGGCCATCCTCAAGCTGGACGAGCCCCAGGCCCCAAGCGTCCAGCTCTACAGTCCTGTCGATGGCCTCATGGCTCATGACACGCATCAGACGGCGGTTGCACAGATCGTAGCTCGCCTGGACCGAGTCCTCGAAAAGAAACTCTGGCTTATCGGCAGGATTCGAGTGTCCTATGGCAGCAGAGTAACCACCGCGAGCCATCGAAGAGCTTCCCGAGGGAAATGAAGCTTTCGTCATAATAATCGGCTTAACGCCTGAGCGCAGACTGCCTACGACTGCCATCATGCCAGCGACGCCTCCGCCTATGATCAATACATCCGTTTCGGTATGGCGCACATCCTCAGAAAAACTCATGCACTAATCCCCCTTGTCATGATGCCTCGCATCGCCCCGCCGATTGCGGGGCAGAATGAAATGATAATGATCCTAATATAACGTGGGGAAGTGGCTAGCGCTAATGGGCAGATAAAAAAATCAGAAGAAAAAAATACGCGGGGGAAGAAATATTTCTTCCCCCGCGCGGGGTGAATCTACACAATTTTTCGAACCAAGTAGAATTGGGGGTGAAATACCCTCTACTCTTCGGACTCCGCCACTTTACCCAACACAAAGGTCTCGATAGCGGCTGTGGTCTCGTCTGATGCCTCCATGCTGATCAAATGCCCCACATCGGGCATGACTTTTTTCTCCGAGCCGGAGATCTTCTCCACCAACTCATCGGCACAGGCGTGATATCCGGGCGCTTCCTTCTCCCCAACCATAATCAGGGTGCGCGCGGTTATCGAAGAGGCGGCATCGCCCAGCGAGGGGTCCTTCGGTGGCTGCTCATCGAGCCAATGCGCTCCCGTGTAGGAAAGCATCAACTGATCGATTCTCGCAGCAACTTCCTCGTCCTCAAGCGCTTGAGTGAAAAGGGGGAGCGAGAGCCACTTTTCCTTCGCCGCGCGAAGTCCCTCGCCTCGGAGCGTCGCCATGACATCGAGTCGCTGGTTGGCGAAATCTGGCAAGTGGCGATCATGATCGAAGCTCGGGCTCATTGCGAAAACCGAGGAGACCATGCCCGGATGTGCAGCAGCGAAAGACAGGGCAATGCCCGCGCCCCGGCTCAAGCCAACGAGATGCGATTTAGGCGCCCGCACGACATCGAGTAAATCTTTGAGATCCTTGACTTCCTCTTCACGTGAATAGCCCGTGATCGGCTTCTCGGACCCGCCATGCCCCCTGAGGTCGTAGGTGACGACACGGTTCGCCGCCCGAAGGGATTGTTTCTGTTTGTCCCACATCGAGCGATTCAGCGTGTTGCCGTGGATGAACACGATGGGGGGTTTGGATGAACCGAATTCGGTGTCATCAAAAGCAATTTGAATTCCATTACACACAGACTGCGCCACAGAACTTCCTCCCGCGGGATATGAATCATCCGAGGTTCACCGCCCGACGCCTCATGGGCACCGTCCCGCGAAGGCGGTCAACCTGGTGTATCGAGGTGGAATGTATACAACGAACGCCCAGGCAAGTAAAAGAGCGCAGCGATTTAATCAACAAAGAAACCGGGGGCTAGATTTCGGGAGTTGGGAGCCTTCTCTAATCCGACACGATGGGATTTTCATCCTCAGGATCAAGCGGCAGGGGCACAATTCCGCACTCACCGCAGGCAACGAGGATGCTCTCCAACGGGATTCCCCGCTCTTTTTCTGCCTCAATCCACTCCTGGAGCCTTTGGGTCAGAGCAGACTGCTCCTGGGGAGAAAGGTTATTTTGCCCGGCCATGGTGTCATACCTCCTATCTATCCGCCTTGGCGCTCACTCTTGAGGTGACACGTCCCTGTTTCGAGCGGTCCTGAATTTCGACGGTTTTGTTTTCCATGCTGAAGCTTAGATTCTGTCCGCTCTCAACGTCTCCGCTCGTTAAGCGAATGAACATCGTATTCGCCGGATAGTCGATAGAGTGAATGTCGCCCACATCGTACACCGATGAATCGCCGGGATTGATACGGTACTCTTTCGACACTTCAAGCTCTGCGTAACCCTCTTTTGAGCCGTCATCGAGTCGATTGAATTCCGTCATGTCGGTATAGCCGGTGGCATTTCCGTAAATCACCCAGTAGGGACCATGATCATGCGGCACGGCAAACCCATCTTTGTCCATGATGTGCACCATCACATTCATGTCCGTTTCCTTGTCCACGAATATGATGTGCCGCCCGGGCG
Proteins encoded in this window:
- a CDS encoding FAD-binding protein → MSFSEDVRHTETDVLIIGGGVAGMMAVVGSLRSGVKPIIMTKASFPSGSSSMARGGYSAAIGHSNPADKPEFLFEDSVQASYDLCNRRLMRVMSHEAIDRTVELDAWGLGLVQLEDGRYHQKPSASHRYDRLLHCGKLMGKPLMQSLHKKMKEWNIESSAHVMFVDLMKEGDRVVGAWGFSYRDGAPVVVHARSTIVATGGAPQLHEVNDSPPYIAGDGYAMALRAGADLIDMEFIDYQLMTAAPERLRGYPPHSSGFINAGAYLYNKDKERFMWRYDPERGERATRAIVNRAVGTEIYEGRGTENHGIYLDTSHVFDVVNNGATADIVRVLKNCGVDISKEPFEVVSGPHTYLGGIRIDEWGRTTVEGLYSGGEAAGGIHGANRTGGAALADSYVFGLRSGIGAACESGDMERPDPESGGWRERLSWLEERAEKAGGGNADEIRKKVQHVGVVSIGQVRDGARLKDALPMLDELERENGEAAVVGDTPRKKWECVRRIMETGNLIQVARMLALAALEREESRGGHFRFDFPELGGENWRCNIVLRMENKEISVSKEPVPGEEEGKPLPSAPSTAAMP
- a CDS encoding alpha/beta hydrolase; translation: MAQSVCNGIQIAFDDTEFGSSKPPIVFIHGNTLNRSMWDKQKQSLRAANRVVTYDLRGHGGSEKPITGYSREEEVKDLKDLLDVVRAPKSHLVGLSRGAGIALSFAAAHPGMVSSVFAMSPSFDHDRHLPDFANQRLDVMATLRGEGLRAAKEKWLSLPLFTQALEDEEVAARIDQLMLSYTGAHWLDEQPPKDPSLGDAASSITARTLIMVGEKEAPGYHACADELVEKISGSEKKVMPDVGHLISMEASDETTAAIETFVLGKVAESEE